A single region of the Mesotoga sp. Brook.08.105.5.1 genome encodes:
- a CDS encoding alpha/beta hydrolase, giving the protein MEKIVLIIVVSITLLVTGGVLLVLLFEPVEIADVAASRIRIDPVDTSRVVSVFSMENHFLPLYASPSEVISSMLEVGEEAENVRYVAYYRLNKVDYAVLQTGETEITVRVGEQVAPSYIVYGITEFAVLLNDTSTNSFFVVKYFRS; this is encoded by the coding sequence ATGGAGAAGATCGTTTTGATAATAGTGGTCTCAATTACTCTGTTAGTAACGGGTGGTGTACTCTTGGTATTGCTCTTCGAACCGGTAGAGATTGCTGATGTTGCGGCAAGCAGAATAAGAATTGATCCCGTTGATACTTCTAGGGTGGTGAGCGTCTTCAGTATGGAGAATCATTTCCTCCCACTCTATGCGAGTCCTTCGGAGGTCATAAGTTCAATGCTAGAAGTCGGCGAAGAGGCAGAGAATGTCAGGTATGTTGCCTATTACAGGTTGAACAAGGTTGATTACGCAGTTCTACAGACGGGTGAGACGGAGATAACAGTAAGAGTGGGCGAGCAAGTTGCACCCTCCTATATAGTATATGGAATTACGGAATTTGCTGTTCTGCTAAATGATACTAGTACGAACAGCTTCTTTGTTGTGAAGTATTTCAGGTCATAA